The Oxyura jamaicensis isolate SHBP4307 breed ruddy duck chromosome Z, BPBGC_Ojam_1.0, whole genome shotgun sequence genome window below encodes:
- the SKP2 gene encoding S-phase kinase-associated protein 2 produces MHRKHLQEIPSSGSNVSSGFAWDWESGRTAEFLSGMGVSVLKKDRLGSENTLQELLVAACSPHKRQKVKEKEKDFVIVRRPRLLREAEPGISWDALPDELLLAIFAYLPLNDLLKVSMICKRWHRLSFDESLWQTLDLTCRNLLPGVIGQLLPAGVTVFRCPRSCIGNPMFKTMKPLRVQHMDLSNCTMSVADLQSILCRCERLENLSLEGLVLSDDIVRSIAKNTSLIRLNLCGCSGFSAEALELMLSSCSMLEELNLSWCDFTATHVKVAVNHVTSKVTQLNLSGYRQNLQISDVKTLVERCPSLVHLDLSDSVMLKPECFQYFHQLIFLQHLCLSRCYQISPAALVELGEIPTLKTLQVFGIVTDSSLQLLKETLPDMKINCSHFTTIARPTVGAKKNHEIWGIKCRLTLRTPSGL; encoded by the exons atgcACAG GAAACATCTTCAGGAGATCCCCAGCTCCGGCAGCAACGTGTCGTCCGGATTCGCCTGGGACTGGGAGTCGGGCAGGACCGCGGAGTTCCTGTCGGGCATGGGGGTGTCGGTGCTGAAGAAGGACAGGCTGGGCAGCGAGAACACCCtacaggagctgctggtggccgCCTGCTCCCCGCACAAGAGGCAGAAggtgaaggagaaggagaaggactTCGTGATCGTGCGCAGGCCTCGGCTGCTCCGAGAGGCAGAGCCAG GTATTTCTTGGGATGCACTTCCAGATGAACTGCTATTGGCAATCTTTGCGTATTTGCCCCTAAATGACCTGCTGAAAGTTTCCATGATTTGCAAGAGATGGCATCGTCTCTC GTTTGATGAATCTCTTTGGCAGACCCTTGATCTGACTTGTAGAAATCTTCTGCCAGGAGTAATTGGACAGTTGCTACCTGCAGGTGTTACTGTATTCCGCTGCCCAAGATCATGTATTGGGAACCCGATGTTTAAAACCATGAA aCCTCTCCGAGTTCAGCACATGGATTTGTCAAACTGCACAATGTCTGTTGCTGATCTCCAGAGTATTCTTTGTCGGTGCGAAAGACTGGAGAATCTCAGCTTGGAGGGACTAGTGCTTTCTGATGACATCGT cagaAGCATTGCAAAGAATACCAGTTTGATACGACTTAATCTCTGTGGGTGCTCAGGGTTTTCTGCAGAAGCCCTGGAGTTGATGTTGAGCAGCTGTTCTAT GTTGGAGGAACTAAACTTGTCCTGGTGTGACTTTACAGCCACCCATGTCAAAGTGGCAGTCAATCACGTTACTTCAAAAGTAACCCAACTAAATTTAAGTGGATACAGACAGAATCTACAAATATCAG ATGTTAAAACGTTGGTGGAAAGATGTCCTTCTCTTGTCCATTTAGATTTAAG TGACAGCGTGATGTTGAAGCCTGAGTGCTTCCAGTATTTTCATCAACTCATATTTCTACAACATCTGTGTCTTAGCCGATGCTACCAAATATCACCGGCTGCCTTAGT AGAACTTGGTGAAATTCCAACATTAAAGACTCTTCAAGTATTTGGAATAGTGACTGATAGCTCCCTACAGCTCCTCAAAGAAACGCTTCCTGACATGAAGATCAATTGTTCACATTTTACAACTATTGCAAGGCCAACTGTTGGTGCTAAAAAGAACCACGAAATTTGGGGCATCAAATGCAGATTGACACTGAGAACCCCTAGTGGCTTATGA